In the genome of Deinococcus humi, the window TGAAACGCTCAAGGAGAATTGCAACCTGGTTTGAGAAGCGGGCGTGTGACTATGAGGCGATGGTCACCATCGCCTGCGTGATGGAATGGCTTTGAGGGTTTGCGGACACACCCTAGGCTCTCCTGCCTTTCGTGCTGGTCACCAGGACATTCTCCAAATTTCGCTGGCGCTGGTTGTGGTGAGTGGTTGGGAAGGGGTGACGCGGTGGTCAACGGTCTGGAACTCTGACGCGCACCGCTGGGAGCTGGGGATCGGAACAACGCAGGTTCTCGTGGGCTCTTCATCAGGTGGCCTTCCGCTACGGGAGACACTCACACTTCAAGAGCAGCGCTCCACCTCTCATGCCCAGTCATTGACGCAGGCAACCAAATTACGTCCCACACCCTGAGTTCCCATAGGTTTGAGAGACCCGTCTGGCGGATGAGGCGCCCGGGCTAGCGTCGATATTCGCAATGTGTCCGAGCCAACCCCCACGTCTTGGTTCCAGTAACTTACCTCTGCTAGACCAGAGTCGTGCTGTGCCAGGACATCGCGTTCGCTCAGGCGCAACCGGTGGTGTTGCCAAAGGGCTTACTGAATGATGGATACCGGAAAGCGGTGATAGGCCTTTCGATTGGTTACGGCTGATCCGCCTCCTGCAGTACAGGTAGGCGGGCAGCGCCCTTCCTATTTCCGTGGCAGGTCTTCAGTTGCTCGACAGGACAGGGCGCGCCGGACGCCTGATGCCCTGGACCAGTCCTGCAGCCGCAATAGAAAGCGCCGCAGAGACGATGAAGGCCGCACCGTACGATCCCAGCGCGTCGCGCGCCACACCGCCCAGCCATGCGGCCAGCGCTGCCCCGATCATGTGCGCGCAGAAGACCCAACCGTACACGGTGCCGACGTTGCCGCGTCCGAACTCGTCGGCCACCAGCGCCGTTGTGGGCGGCACCGTCGCGATGTAATCCAGTCCGAAGAGCACGGCAAAGGCCACCAGACCCACTCCCGGCGGAATGAACAGCAGGGCGGCCAGACTCAGGCCCCGGAACGCGTAGTACGCGCCCAGCAAAAGCCGGGGATCGTAGCGGTCGGTCAGCCAGCCGCTGGCTATCGTTCCCACGAAGTTGAAGACCCCCATCAGCGACAGCATGCCTGCTGCATACGCAGCGGTGAGACCCGCTTCCGTGCAGTACGCGATGAAATGCACGCCGATCAGACCGTTGGAGGTGGCTCCGCAGACAAAGAACGTGACGGCCAGCAGCCAGAACTGGCGGGACCGCAATGCCCGGCGCATGATGCCCGGTTCAGACTGCACCCCTGGCACCGGGGCCCCCGGTGCCAGACCCAGGGGCTGTGCACCGACATCGGCGGGGCGGTCCCGTAACAGCAGCGCGGCAGGCAGCGCCGTGATCAGGGCAAGGCCGCCGATGACCAGCACGCTCTCCCGCCAGCCCAGCGCGCCCACCAGGGCCGTCAGCACCGGCAGGAAGATCAGTTGTCCGGCGGAACTGGCCGCCCCAAACAGGCCCATCACCAGGCCGCGCCCGCTGACGAACCAGCGGTTGGCGATGGTCGCCCCCAGGACGCTGCCCACAATGCCGGTACCTAGTCCGCTGAGGACCCCCCAGACCAGGTGTAATTGCCACACTGAGCTAATTAAGGCGCTGCCCGCGAAGCTGGCTGTGATTACGAATAGGCCACCTGCCGTCACGCGGCGCGGCCCGAAGCGGTCGATCAGGCCGCCGCTGAGCGGGCCGCCCAGCCCAAACATGACCAGTCCCAGGGAAGCGGCCAGGGACAAGGTGGCGCGCGAGACGCCGAGGTCAAGCTGCATGGGCAGTAGAAAGACGCCGGGGGCCGAGCGGGCGCCAGCGGCGAGCAAAATGACCAGTGCGGCAACGGCCACTACGGTCCACCCGTAGAACCGGGCCGGGCGGACGTTGGGCACACGCTGAGTAGACGCGATCTCCTGGGGACCAGTGACCTGTTGGGAGTCTTGCGGCGACATGATGGAAACACTACGCGATGTCCCGGCGCAGCTTCTTGCAAAAAATTGCTCGCCGCCGTCCTCTATCCTGGGCGGGTGCCTCAGGACTGCTTACCGCACCAGGAACCCCTGAAGCGGGACGAGGCGCGGCTGTGGCGTGTGCCCTATCTGGGCGGCCTTGACGTACTGCAGGCCCGTTTTGTGAAGCAGGCATTCACCCGGCACACGCATGAGGAGTTCACGGTGGGGGTGGTGCAGGGCGGCGCGGCGGCGTTCTGGAACCGGGGGGCCGAACATGTTGCCCCGGACGGCAGCATCATGCTGATCAACGCGGATGAGGTGACCACGGGCCGCTCCTTCACGGAGGGTGGCTACATCCATCTGGCGCTGTATCCGAGCGCCGAGCAGTTTCGCATGGTGGCCGAGCAGGTCACAGGGCGGCCTGCGGTAGCCCCTCACTTCGCGCAGAGTGTGGCGGCGACGCCGCAGCTCGCGCGCCGCCTGGTCACCGTCCACCGCCTGCTGATTGATCCGGCCGCCTCCCTATTGACCCGGGATACGGCGCTCCAGGGTGCGCTGGCTGCGCTGGTCACGACGCTGGGCGAAGAACGGTTGTCGCTGCCACGGGTGGGTCGGGAGCGGGCAGCGGTGCGCGAGGTGCGGGCGTACCTGGAGGAGCAGGCTGGGGCGGAGGTGTCGCTGGAGACGCTGGCCCGGCTGGCGGGCCTCAGCCCTTTTCACCTGGTGCGCGTGTTCCGGCAGGAAGTGGGGCTGCCGCCGCACGCCTATCAGGTTCAGATGCGTTTGAGGCGAGCGCGGGGCTGGCTCGCGGCGGGGCGGCGGCTGGCAGAGGTGGCGCTCGAAGCGGGCTTCAGCGACCAGAGCGCGTTTTCAAATCAGTTCCGGCGGCATGTTGGGGTGACGCCAGGTCAGTACGCGCGCGCCTTCGCCCAGATAGGCTGAGCTGTAACGGCCGTAAGCCGTTGTGGTCACCGTTTTCCCTCAGCCTCAGTGCCTTCGTGCTGTGCCAAGGCTCCCCATGCAGCTTGCGTATCGTTGAGCAGATCCTTGACGAGCGCGGCAGCCACGAGACCCTGCGCCCACCCAACACTCAGTTCGCTCCGCTCATGGCTAAAGGACTGCGCCACTGGGAGGGAGGTCCCTCGACGAGATCATCTTCAGGTTGGCGGACTCAAACACTGGTGGTAGCGGGCGGTGGCTGAGTCCGGGGACGTGTTGGGTGCCCTCCTCCAAAAAGACCGCGACACCGACGCGACCGGGGCGTTCTTGATCCACAGGATCTGGGAGCAGCACTTCCCGGAAGCTATTCATAATGACCGCTCTGCAACTCCCAGTCCTTGCAGTGGTTGACTGGAACGTTCAGTCGAACAGGGGAGGCAGGGAGGG includes:
- a CDS encoding MFS transporter; its protein translation is MSPQDSQQVTGPQEIASTQRVPNVRPARFYGWTVVAVAALVILLAAGARSAPGVFLLPMQLDLGVSRATLSLAASLGLVMFGLGGPLSGGLIDRFGPRRVTAGGLFVITASFAGSALISSVWQLHLVWGVLSGLGTGIVGSVLGATIANRWFVSGRGLVMGLFGAASSAGQLIFLPVLTALVGALGWRESVLVIGGLALITALPAALLLRDRPADVGAQPLGLAPGAPVPGVQSEPGIMRRALRSRQFWLLAVTFFVCGATSNGLIGVHFIAYCTEAGLTAAYAAGMLSLMGVFNFVGTIASGWLTDRYDPRLLLGAYYAFRGLSLAALLFIPPGVGLVAFAVLFGLDYIATVPPTTALVADEFGRGNVGTVYGWVFCAHMIGAALAAWLGGVARDALGSYGAAFIVSAALSIAAAGLVQGIRRPARPVLSSN
- a CDS encoding helix-turn-helix domain-containing protein; amino-acid sequence: MPQDCLPHQEPLKRDEARLWRVPYLGGLDVLQARFVKQAFTRHTHEEFTVGVVQGGAAAFWNRGAEHVAPDGSIMLINADEVTTGRSFTEGGYIHLALYPSAEQFRMVAEQVTGRPAVAPHFAQSVAATPQLARRLVTVHRLLIDPAASLLTRDTALQGALAALVTTLGEERLSLPRVGRERAAVREVRAYLEEQAGAEVSLETLARLAGLSPFHLVRVFRQEVGLPPHAYQVQMRLRRARGWLAAGRRLAEVALEAGFSDQSAFSNQFRRHVGVTPGQYARAFAQIG